One genomic region from Ralstonia pickettii DTP0602 encodes:
- a CDS encoding chemotaxis protein (regulates chemotaxis by demethylation of methyl-accepting chemotaxis proteins~K03412: cheB; two-component system, chemotaxis family, response regulator CheB [EC:3.1.1.61]), with product MTAAKIKVLCVDDSALIRSLMTEIINSQPDMEVVGTAPDPLVARDLIKRLNPDVLTLDVEMPRMDGLDFLERLMRLRPMPVLMVSSLTERGSEITMRALELGAVDFVTKPKLGIRDGLLEYTDTIADKLRAAARARVRAAAQPTAAAEAAPMLRSPLLSTEKLIILGASTGGTEAIKEFLMPLPPDSPAVMIVQHMPAGFTRSFAQRLDGLCRITVKEAVHGERVLPGHAYIAPGDSHLRLARSGANYVAHLSQEAPVNRHRPSVDVLFDSAAEHGGKNVIGVILTGMGKDGARGMLRMREAGAYNLAQDEHTCIVFGMPKEAIAAGGVHEVVPLPAMTQRVMARLATYGTRAQRV from the coding sequence ATGACTGCCGCCAAGATCAAGGTGCTCTGCGTGGACGACTCCGCGCTGATCCGCAGCCTGATGACGGAGATCATCAACAGCCAGCCGGACATGGAAGTGGTGGGCACCGCGCCCGACCCGCTGGTGGCGCGCGACCTGATCAAGCGCCTGAACCCGGACGTGCTGACGCTGGACGTCGAAATGCCGCGCATGGACGGCCTGGACTTTCTCGAGCGGCTGATGCGGCTGCGGCCCATGCCCGTGCTGATGGTGTCGTCGCTGACCGAGCGCGGCTCCGAGATCACCATGCGCGCGCTGGAGCTGGGCGCGGTGGACTTCGTCACCAAGCCCAAGCTGGGCATCCGCGACGGGCTGCTGGAATACACCGACACCATCGCCGACAAGCTGCGCGCCGCCGCGCGTGCGCGCGTGCGCGCGGCTGCGCAGCCCACGGCCGCGGCGGAAGCCGCACCGATGCTGCGCAGCCCGCTGCTGTCGACCGAGAAGCTGATCATCCTGGGCGCCTCCACCGGCGGCACCGAGGCCATCAAGGAATTCCTGATGCCGCTGCCGCCGGACAGCCCGGCGGTGATGATCGTCCAGCATATGCCGGCCGGCTTCACGCGTTCGTTCGCGCAGCGCCTGGACGGGCTGTGCCGCATCACTGTCAAGGAGGCGGTGCACGGCGAGCGCGTGCTGCCGGGCCATGCGTATATCGCGCCGGGCGACTCGCACCTGCGCCTGGCGCGCAGCGGCGCCAACTACGTCGCGCACCTGTCGCAGGAAGCGCCGGTGAATCGCCACCGCCCGTCCGTGGACGTGCTGTTCGATTCGGCCGCCGAGCATGGCGGCAAGAACGTGATCGGCGTAATCCTGACCGGGATGGGCAAGGACGGCGCGCGCGGCATGCTGCGCATGCGCGAAGCCGGCGCCTACAACCTGGCCCAGGACGAGCACACATGCATCGTGTTTGGCATGCCGAAGGAGGCGATTGCCGCCGGCGGCGTGCATGAAGTCGTGCCCTTGCCGGCGATGACCCAGCGCGTGATGGCGCGCCTGGCCACCTACGGCACGCGCGCGCAGCGGGTGTAA
- a CDS encoding chemotaxis protein CheY (chemotaxis regulator that, when phosphorylated, interacts with the flagellar motor causing the flagella to spin clockwise which causes the cell to tumble~K03413: cheY; two-component system, chemotaxis family, response regulator CheY) has translation MDKSIKILVVDDFPTMRRIIRNLLKELGFVNVEEAEDGAAGLEKARDGSFQFVISDWNMPNMDGLSMLQAIRADANIGKTPVLMVTAEAKKENIIAAAQAGANGYVVKPFTAATLDEKITKIFEKLGG, from the coding sequence GTGGACAAGAGCATCAAGATCCTGGTCGTGGATGATTTCCCGACCATGCGCCGGATCATCCGCAACCTGCTCAAGGAGCTGGGTTTCGTCAACGTCGAGGAAGCCGAGGACGGCGCCGCCGGCCTGGAGAAGGCCAGGGACGGCAGCTTCCAGTTCGTGATCTCGGACTGGAACATGCCCAATATGGACGGCCTGTCCATGCTGCAGGCGATCCGCGCCGATGCCAATATCGGCAAGACCCCGGTGCTGATGGTGACGGCCGAGGCCAAGAAGGAGAACATCATTGCAGCAGCCCAGGCGGGCGCCAACGGCTATGTGGTCAAGCCGTTCACGGCGGCCACGCTGGACGAGAAGATCACCAAGATCTTCGAAAAGCTCGGCGGCTGA
- the flhA gene encoding flagellar biosynthesis protein FlhA (membrane protein involved in the flagellar export apparatus~K02400: flhA; flagellar biosynthesis protein FlhA), which produces MNALNALFNLPGLRSAGQLKAMTGPLLIIMILGMMILPLPAVVLDLLFTFNIALAIMVLLVSMYTQKPLDFAAFPAVLLFTTLLRLSLNVASTRVVLLEGHTGPDAAGKVVEAFGHFLVGGNFAVGIVVFAILVVINFMVITKGAGRIAEVGARFMLDSMPGKQMSIDADLNAGLIDEAAAKKRRAEVAQESDFYGAMDGASKFVRGDAVAGLLIMFINVAAGMVVGMVQHDLDFGTAVHNYTLLTIGDGLVAQIPALVISTAAGVIVSRVSNEQDVGEQLTGQLFANPRVLYLTAGIIGLMGIIPGMPHFAFLLLAGVLVWMGRYMSRRAATQEQLKQREERAPAVAQESTEASWDDVTLVDPLGMEVGYRLITLVDRAQDGELLGRIKSIRKKVAQEIGFLVPVVHIRDNLELKPNAYRITLKGVEIGRGEAMPGQWMAINPGQVSGMLPGAATRDPAFGLPAVWIDAGIKEQAQSYGYTVVDASTVVATHLNHLIHMHAAELLGRQEVQALLDRIAKDSPKLTEDLVPKTITLTALQKILQNLLDEGVPIRDMRTILDVVAEHAPKVSDPNELTAMVRVALGRAITQQLFPNNADLQVIGLDAGLERVLSQALTNGGGIEPGLADALLQQTQGAVTRQEQMGLDPVLLVPSQLRPLMARFLRRTMPQLRVLSHSEVPDNRNIRITAMIGA; this is translated from the coding sequence ATGAACGCTCTGAACGCTTTGTTCAACCTGCCAGGCCTGCGCTCGGCCGGCCAGCTCAAGGCCATGACCGGGCCGCTGCTGATCATCATGATCCTCGGGATGATGATCCTGCCGCTGCCGGCCGTTGTGCTGGACCTGCTGTTCACCTTCAATATCGCGCTGGCGATCATGGTGCTGCTGGTCAGCATGTACACGCAGAAGCCGCTGGACTTTGCCGCCTTCCCGGCGGTGCTGCTGTTCACCACGCTGCTGCGCCTGTCGCTGAACGTGGCCTCCACGCGCGTGGTGCTGCTCGAAGGCCATACCGGCCCGGACGCCGCCGGCAAGGTGGTGGAGGCCTTCGGCCACTTCCTGGTGGGCGGCAACTTTGCGGTAGGTATCGTCGTGTTCGCGATTCTGGTGGTGATCAACTTCATGGTGATCACCAAGGGCGCGGGCCGTATCGCCGAAGTCGGCGCGCGCTTCATGCTGGACTCGATGCCCGGCAAGCAGATGTCGATCGATGCCGACCTGAACGCCGGCCTGATCGACGAAGCGGCCGCCAAGAAGCGCCGAGCGGAAGTGGCGCAGGAATCCGACTTCTACGGTGCCATGGACGGTGCCAGCAAGTTTGTGCGCGGCGACGCCGTGGCGGGCCTGCTGATCATGTTCATCAACGTCGCCGCCGGCATGGTGGTGGGCATGGTGCAGCACGACCTGGACTTCGGCACCGCCGTGCACAACTACACGCTGCTGACCATCGGCGACGGCCTGGTGGCGCAGATCCCGGCGCTGGTGATCTCCACCGCCGCCGGCGTGATCGTGTCGCGCGTCTCGAACGAGCAGGACGTGGGCGAGCAGCTCACCGGCCAGCTCTTCGCCAACCCGCGCGTGCTGTACCTGACCGCCGGCATCATCGGCCTGATGGGCATCATCCCCGGCATGCCGCACTTCGCCTTCCTGCTGCTGGCGGGCGTGCTGGTGTGGATGGGCCGCTATATGTCGCGCCGCGCAGCCACGCAGGAACAGCTCAAGCAGCGCGAGGAACGCGCGCCGGCAGTGGCGCAGGAATCGACCGAGGCAAGCTGGGACGACGTCACGCTGGTCGATCCGCTCGGCATGGAAGTGGGCTACCGCCTGATCACGCTGGTGGACCGCGCGCAGGACGGCGAGCTGCTGGGCCGCATCAAGAGCATCCGCAAGAAGGTGGCGCAGGAAATCGGCTTCCTGGTGCCGGTAGTGCATATCCGCGACAACCTGGAACTCAAGCCCAACGCCTACCGCATTACGCTCAAGGGCGTGGAGATCGGCCGCGGCGAAGCCATGCCGGGCCAGTGGATGGCGATCAACCCCGGCCAGGTCAGTGGCATGCTGCCGGGCGCGGCCACGCGCGACCCGGCCTTCGGCCTGCCGGCGGTATGGATCGACGCGGGCATCAAGGAACAGGCGCAGTCGTACGGCTACACCGTGGTCGATGCCAGCACGGTGGTGGCCACGCACCTGAACCACCTGATCCACATGCATGCGGCCGAACTACTGGGCCGCCAGGAAGTGCAGGCGCTGCTGGACCGCATCGCCAAGGACTCGCCCAAGCTCACCGAAGACCTGGTGCCCAAGACCATCACGCTGACGGCTCTGCAGAAGATCCTGCAGAACCTGCTGGACGAAGGCGTGCCCATCCGAGACATGCGCACCATCCTCGACGTGGTGGCCGAGCACGCCCCCAAGGTCAGCGATCCCAACGAGCTGACCGCGATGGTGCGCGTGGCGCTGGGCCGCGCGATCACGCAGCAGCTGTTCCCGAACAACGCCGACCTGCAGGTGATCGGCCTGGATGCCGGCCTGGAGCGCGTGCTGTCGCAGGCGCTGACCAACGGCGGCGGCATCGAGCCGGGCCTGGCCGACGCACTGCTGCAGCAGACCCAGGGCGCGGTCACGCGGCAGGAACAGATGGGGCTGGACCCGGTGCTGCTGGTGCCGTCGCAACTGCGTCCGCTGATGGCGCGCTTCCTGCGCCGCACGATGCCGCAGCTGAGGGTGTTGTCGCATTCCGAAGTGCCTGACAACCGCAATATCCGCATCACCGCAATGATCGGCGCGTGA
- the flhF gene encoding flagellar biosynthesis regulator FlhF (positive regulator of class III flagellar genes~K02404: flhF; flagellar biosynthesis protein FlhF), protein MSVAKFVAANGREAMRKVREAMGPDAVVLSNRTVEGGVEIVAMRDTDLGSVSATAQVYVPPAPVVEPVAIGDLRGELQSMRAMLERQLAGISPAAGAAAHGVAASDPLRESLFEWMVGAGFSGQLARMLLARLPLGYDRPAAMTWIRTELASKVPVVGDEDSLFAQGGVLALIGPTGVGKTTTTAKLAARFVLRHGADKLALLTTDSFRIGAHEQLRIYGDILGVPVHAVKDAADLRFALAAMKDKHLVIIDTVGMSQRDRSLSEQIAMLAGVPAPVQRVLLLNGASHGDTLNEVVHAYRHDTAPESGGIDGCIISKLDEATHLGSVLDVVIRHRLPVFYASTGQRVPEHLELASSTALVERAFLTPRRGSVFADADAARRRQAAGDDAVQSKGGADDVLRSLTDSADALGQCVTELNSSGLGFDLARSLWQQRGADAPALRTMAQQVREAVCRDVNRLCDQYVLALATTLQVNVPGRRAPQPMQHTLWLADRDGTPLAATVTATGRAGQPLGEADAEAANLRAAMSAARKVVNLLEAVPSAATLARWQQAGERWVANARKTARVISAGAAWKLDALADTLTFHAVGDATVRERDAVRWLASADVRLPESPVRGKGAPEGGIDACLVVARLVDRAAGELLETRYLLCDPALAQDAAQVARWAPWTDTADARLRTLRHAADHFAQDAEAGHAAGAALAALQLGLSVLRLEHAPTATAPAFLARLAGRTARQGAPVAGTVLNEGMGRMLALLDVLENYPGRGAATSAAGINTNADAMGVLQ, encoded by the coding sequence ATGAGCGTAGCCAAATTCGTCGCGGCCAACGGCCGTGAAGCCATGCGCAAGGTGCGCGAAGCCATGGGCCCGGATGCCGTGGTGCTGTCCAACCGCACCGTGGAAGGCGGCGTCGAGATCGTCGCCATGCGCGATACCGATCTTGGCAGTGTGTCCGCCACGGCGCAGGTCTATGTGCCGCCCGCACCGGTGGTCGAGCCCGTCGCCATCGGCGACCTGCGCGGCGAACTGCAGTCGATGCGCGCGATGCTCGAGCGACAGCTGGCCGGCATCAGCCCTGCCGCGGGCGCGGCCGCCCACGGCGTTGCCGCCAGCGACCCGCTGCGCGAGTCGCTGTTCGAGTGGATGGTCGGCGCCGGCTTCTCCGGGCAACTGGCGCGCATGCTGCTGGCACGGCTGCCGCTCGGCTACGACCGGCCGGCAGCGATGACGTGGATCCGCACTGAACTGGCCAGCAAGGTGCCGGTGGTGGGCGATGAAGACAGCCTGTTTGCGCAAGGCGGCGTGCTGGCGCTGATCGGACCCACCGGCGTGGGCAAGACCACCACCACCGCCAAGCTGGCAGCGCGCTTCGTGCTGCGCCACGGCGCCGACAAGCTGGCGCTGCTGACGACCGACAGCTTCCGCATCGGCGCGCACGAACAGCTGCGCATCTACGGCGACATCCTGGGCGTGCCGGTGCATGCGGTGAAGGACGCCGCCGACCTGCGCTTTGCGCTGGCGGCGATGAAGGACAAGCACCTGGTCATCATCGACACCGTCGGCATGAGCCAGCGCGACCGCAGCCTGTCCGAGCAGATCGCCATGCTGGCCGGCGTGCCCGCGCCGGTGCAGCGCGTGCTGCTGCTCAATGGCGCCAGCCACGGCGATACCCTCAATGAAGTGGTGCACGCCTACCGTCATGACACCGCGCCGGAAAGCGGTGGCATCGACGGCTGCATCATCAGCAAGCTCGATGAAGCCACGCACCTGGGCTCGGTGCTGGACGTGGTGATCCGCCACCGCCTGCCGGTGTTCTATGCCTCTACCGGCCAGCGCGTGCCGGAGCACCTGGAACTCGCCAGCAGCACCGCACTGGTGGAGCGCGCTTTCCTCACGCCGCGCCGCGGCTCGGTGTTTGCCGATGCCGATGCGGCGCGCCGCCGCCAGGCCGCTGGCGATGATGCCGTGCAGTCGAAGGGCGGCGCCGACGATGTGCTGCGCTCGCTGACCGACAGCGCCGACGCGCTCGGCCAGTGCGTGACTGAACTCAACAGCTCGGGCCTCGGCTTCGACCTCGCCCGCTCGCTGTGGCAACAGCGCGGCGCCGATGCACCGGCCCTGCGCACGATGGCGCAGCAGGTGCGCGAAGCGGTGTGCCGCGACGTCAACCGCCTGTGCGACCAGTACGTGCTGGCGCTCGCCACCACGCTGCAAGTGAATGTTCCGGGCCGCCGCGCGCCCCAGCCGATGCAGCACACGCTGTGGCTGGCTGACCGCGACGGCACGCCGCTGGCGGCCACGGTGACGGCCACGGGCCGCGCCGGCCAGCCGCTCGGCGAAGCCGATGCGGAAGCCGCCAACCTGCGCGCCGCCATGAGTGCCGCGCGCAAGGTCGTCAACCTGCTTGAAGCGGTACCGTCCGCCGCCACGCTGGCGCGCTGGCAGCAAGCCGGCGAGCGTTGGGTCGCCAATGCGCGCAAGACCGCGCGCGTAATCAGCGCCGGCGCCGCGTGGAAGCTCGATGCACTGGCCGACACGCTCACCTTCCACGCCGTGGGCGATGCCACCGTGCGCGAGCGCGATGCCGTGCGCTGGCTGGCCAGCGCCGACGTGCGCCTGCCGGAAAGCCCGGTACGCGGCAAGGGCGCGCCCGAAGGCGGCATCGACGCCTGCCTGGTGGTAGCGCGCCTGGTCGACCGCGCGGCCGGCGAACTGCTCGAGACCCGCTACCTGCTGTGCGATCCGGCGCTGGCGCAAGACGCCGCACAGGTCGCGCGCTGGGCGCCGTGGACCGATACCGCCGATGCGCGCCTGCGCACGCTGCGCCATGCCGCCGACCACTTCGCGCAGGATGCGGAAGCCGGCCACGCCGCCGGCGCCGCGCTGGCGGCGCTGCAACTGGGCCTGTCGGTGCTGCGCCTGGAACACGCGCCGACCGCCACCGCACCCGCCTTCCTCGCACGCCTGGCGGGCCGCACCGCGCGCCAGGGTGCGCCGGTGGCCGGCACGGTGCTCAACGAAGGCATGGGCCGCATGCTGGCGCTGCTCGACGTGCTGGAGAACTACCCGGGCCGCGGCGCTGCCACGTCGGCCGCTGGTATCAACACGAACGCCGACGCGATGGGGGTCCTGCAGTGA
- a CDS encoding flagellar biosynthesis protein FlhB (K02401: flhB; flagellar biosynthetic protein FlhB): MSEESDLEKTEPASPRRLEKAREEGQVVRSRELATFIMLIAGVTGLWTLGGHMGRSLNQVMQGALRFERDTAFDTSRMLSRFGVMVWDSLLAFLPLLLLFGVAALAAPLLLGGWVFSAKSFAPQFSRMSPIVGLGRMFSAHSLVELLKAVAKSLLVGSVGAWVLWRRLPEAIALMNAPVQEALLHMVDLVMYCCLVVSLSLLVVAAIDVPWQYWEFFKKLRMTKEEVKQEFKESEGDPHIKGRIRQQQRAMARRRMMTEVPKADVVVTNPTHFAVALRYEEGRMSAPRVVAKGTGEVAARIRAVAAEHRVPLMSAPPLARALHRHVELGQEIPAGLYTAVAEVLAWVYQLKHWHHSQGPQPQAPADLPVPDELAVPESRA; encoded by the coding sequence ATGTCCGAAGAAAGCGATCTCGAGAAAACCGAACCCGCCTCACCCCGGCGCCTGGAAAAGGCGCGCGAGGAGGGGCAGGTGGTGCGTTCGCGCGAGCTCGCCACGTTCATCATGCTGATTGCGGGCGTCACCGGCCTGTGGACGCTGGGCGGCCATATGGGCCGCAGCCTGAACCAGGTCATGCAGGGCGCGCTGCGCTTCGAGCGCGATACGGCGTTCGACACCTCGCGCATGCTGTCGCGCTTCGGCGTCATGGTGTGGGACAGCCTGCTCGCCTTCCTGCCCCTGCTGCTGCTGTTCGGCGTGGCCGCCCTGGCCGCGCCGCTGCTGCTGGGCGGCTGGGTGTTCTCGGCCAAGTCGTTCGCGCCGCAGTTCTCGCGCATGTCGCCGATAGTGGGGCTGGGCCGGATGTTCTCCGCCCATTCGCTGGTGGAACTGCTCAAGGCCGTGGCCAAGTCGCTGCTGGTCGGCAGCGTCGGCGCCTGGGTCTTGTGGCGACGACTGCCGGAGGCCATCGCGCTGATGAACGCGCCGGTGCAGGAAGCGCTGCTGCACATGGTCGACCTGGTGATGTACTGCTGCCTGGTGGTGTCGCTGTCGCTGCTGGTGGTGGCGGCCATCGACGTGCCGTGGCAGTACTGGGAGTTCTTCAAGAAGCTGCGCATGACCAAGGAAGAGGTCAAGCAGGAATTCAAGGAAAGCGAGGGCGACCCGCATATCAAGGGCCGCATCCGCCAGCAGCAGCGCGCCATGGCGCGCCGCCGCATGATGACCGAGGTGCCCAAGGCCGACGTGGTGGTGACCAACCCCACGCACTTTGCCGTGGCGCTGCGCTATGAGGAAGGGCGCATGAGCGCGCCGCGCGTGGTGGCCAAGGGCACCGGCGAGGTCGCTGCGCGCATCCGCGCCGTGGCTGCCGAGCACCGTGTGCCGCTGATGTCGGCGCCGCCGCTGGCGCGCGCGCTGCACCGCCATGTCGAACTCGGCCAGGAAATCCCGGCCGGACTCTATACCGCCGTGGCCGAAGTGCTGGCCTGGGTCTATCAACTGAAGCACTGGCACCACTCGCAAGGCCCGCAGCCGCAGGCGCCGGCGGACCTGCCGGTGCCCGATGAACTCGCCGTACCGGAAAGTCGCGCATGA
- a CDS encoding chemotaxis protein CheD (catalyzes the conversion of glutamine residues to glutamate on methyl-accepting chemotaxis receptors~K03411: cheD; chemotaxis protein CheD [EC:3.5.1.44]), whose protein sequence is MRTPQLPEALATRTYFDREFGKQAVKLLPNEYYVTREDMVLTTVLGSCVAACIRDETAGVGGMNHFMLPDDDGGGADRMLSASMRYGSYALEVLINELLKMGARRERLEAKVFGGGAVLANMTTLNIGDRNADFVLRYLKAEEIRVAAQDLRGPHARRVSYFPSGGLALVRRLTRQDDQVSVAREESALARAIATSAKAPPRTPELFARQASLDPTKHDLI, encoded by the coding sequence ATGCGCACGCCCCAACTTCCCGAAGCGCTGGCCACGCGCACGTACTTCGACCGCGAGTTCGGCAAGCAGGCGGTCAAGCTGCTGCCCAACGAGTACTACGTGACCCGCGAGGACATGGTGCTGACCACCGTGCTCGGATCGTGCGTGGCCGCGTGCATCCGCGACGAGACCGCGGGCGTCGGCGGCATGAACCACTTCATGCTGCCCGACGATGACGGCGGCGGCGCCGACCGCATGCTGTCGGCGTCGATGCGCTACGGCAGCTACGCGCTGGAAGTGCTGATCAACGAGCTGCTCAAGATGGGCGCGCGCCGGGAGCGGCTGGAGGCCAAGGTCTTCGGCGGCGGCGCAGTGCTGGCCAACATGACCACGCTGAATATCGGCGACCGCAACGCGGACTTCGTGCTGCGCTACCTGAAGGCCGAGGAGATCCGCGTCGCGGCGCAGGACCTGCGCGGCCCGCATGCGCGCCGCGTCAGCTATTTCCCGAGCGGCGGGCTGGCGCTGGTGCGCCGCCTGACGCGGCAGGACGACCAGGTCTCGGTGGCGCGCGAAGAAAGCGCGCTGGCGCGCGCCATCGCCACCTCGGCCAAGGCACCGCCGCGCACGCCCGAACTGTTTGCGCGGCAGGCTTCCCTGGACCCAACCAAGCACGACCTTATATGA
- a CDS encoding chemotaxis protein CheR (K00575: cheR; chemotaxis protein methyltransferase CheR [EC:2.1.1.80]), which translates to MTPFRNAASAPGSLTGFPGAVSAPAATLRRDEMRDFLLTERDFEKIRALIHRRAGISLGSHKREMVYSRLARRLRTLQLSDFASYLALLDADDRSPEWEFFTNALTTNLTSFFREAHHFPLLAEHAKKIGRPYSVWCSAASTGEEPYSIAITLAEALGDRAATVLATDIDTQVLAKARSAVYSADQVARLSPERLKRFFLKGTGPRAGSVRVKPELAATIAFEPLNLLAPDWGIREQFDAIFCRNVMIYFDKPTQGRILERFVPLLKPHGLLFAGHSENFSYVTRAFQLRGQTVYELASDAARAGRP; encoded by the coding sequence ATGACGCCGTTCCGCAATGCCGCCAGCGCTCCCGGCAGCCTTACCGGCTTCCCGGGCGCCGTCTCCGCGCCGGCCGCTACCCTGCGGCGCGATGAGATGCGGGACTTCCTGCTGACCGAGCGCGACTTCGAGAAGATCCGCGCGCTGATCCACCGGCGCGCCGGCATCTCGCTGGGCAGCCACAAGCGCGAGATGGTCTACAGCCGTCTGGCGCGGCGCCTGCGCACGCTGCAGCTGTCGGACTTCGCCTCCTACCTGGCGCTGCTGGACGCGGACGACCGCTCGCCCGAGTGGGAGTTCTTCACCAACGCGCTGACGACCAACCTGACCTCGTTCTTCCGCGAGGCGCACCACTTCCCGCTGCTGGCTGAGCACGCGAAGAAGATCGGCCGCCCGTACAGCGTCTGGTGTTCCGCGGCATCGACCGGCGAGGAACCGTACTCGATCGCCATCACGCTGGCCGAGGCGCTGGGCGACCGCGCCGCCACTGTGCTGGCCACCGACATCGACACGCAGGTGCTGGCCAAGGCCCGCAGCGCCGTGTATTCGGCCGACCAGGTCGCGCGGCTCTCGCCCGAGCGCCTGAAGCGATTCTTCCTGAAGGGCACCGGCCCGCGCGCCGGCTCGGTCAGGGTCAAGCCGGAACTGGCCGCCACCATCGCGTTCGAGCCGCTCAACCTGCTCGCGCCAGACTGGGGCATCCGCGAGCAGTTCGATGCGATCTTCTGCCGCAACGTGATGATCTACTTCGACAAGCCGACCCAGGGACGCATCCTGGAGCGCTTCGTGCCGCTGCTCAAGCCGCACGGGCTGCTGTTTGCCGGCCACTCGGAGAACTTTTCCTACGTCACGCGCGCCTTCCAGCTGCGCGGGCAGACGGTCTACGAGCTGGCGTCGGATGCCGCCAGGGCGGGAAGGCCGTGA
- a CDS encoding chemotaxis protein CheZ (cytosolic phosphatase which functions in the chemotaxis signal transduction complex by controlling the level of phosphorylated CheY through dephosphorylation~K03414: cheZ; chemotaxis protein CheZ), protein MTPTLSNDSAEQLILRIGNLTRMLRDNMRELGLDKEIERAAQAIPDARDRLNYIAAMTEQAAERTLNAVELAQPIQSDIEQQAETLDKRWEAWFEKPEELADARTLVLDTRAFLSGVPGQARATNSHLLDIMMAQDFQDLTGQVIKKMMDMIRALEQELLQVLIDNVPSERRVETQSAGTLMNGPQINPEGKPDVVSDQSQVDDLLASLGF, encoded by the coding sequence ATGACTCCAACCCTGAGCAACGATTCCGCCGAGCAACTGATCCTGCGCATCGGCAACCTGACGCGGATGCTGCGCGACAACATGCGTGAGCTCGGCCTGGACAAGGAGATCGAGCGCGCCGCGCAGGCCATCCCCGATGCGCGCGACCGGCTGAATTACATCGCCGCCATGACCGAGCAGGCGGCCGAGCGCACGCTCAACGCGGTCGAACTCGCGCAGCCGATCCAGTCCGACATCGAGCAGCAGGCCGAAACGCTGGACAAGCGCTGGGAGGCCTGGTTCGAGAAACCGGAGGAGCTGGCCGACGCCCGCACGCTGGTGCTCGACACCCGCGCCTTCCTGTCCGGGGTGCCCGGCCAGGCGCGCGCCACCAACAGCCACCTGCTCGACATCATGATGGCGCAGGACTTCCAGGACCTGACCGGCCAGGTCATCAAGAAGATGATGGACATGATCCGCGCGCTGGAGCAGGAGCTGCTGCAGGTGCTTATCGACAATGTTCCGTCCGAGCGGCGGGTGGAGACGCAGTCGGCTGGCACGCTGATGAACGGGCCGCAGATCAACCCGGAGGGCAAGCCGGATGTGGTGTCGGATCAGTCGCAGGTGGATGATCTGTTGGCGAGTTTGGGGTTCTGA